A single Triticum dicoccoides isolate Atlit2015 ecotype Zavitan chromosome 2A, WEW_v2.0, whole genome shotgun sequence DNA region contains:
- the LOC119356721 gene encoding molybdate transporter 2-like, with protein sequence MASSAGDPLLPAEPPHRRRFLPPSIRLKTSVWSELGGAVGDLGTYIPIVLALSLASHLDLGTTLIFTALYNFASGVLFGIPMPVQPMKSIAAVALSSAHLTVPQIMGAGIAVAAILLFLGATGLMTCLYRVLPLPVVRGVQLSQGLSFAFTAVKYIRYDQDFSRSSSASTSVERPLLGLDGLLLALAALLFILLATGAGDDDDSAINGADGRAATRRRSCGRVPAALIVFALGLVLCFVRDPSIFRGLRFGPAPLGLVKITWDDFKIGFWQAAVPQLPLSVLNSVIAVCKLSSDLFPEQAELSPARVSVSVGLMNLVGCWFGAMPCCHGAGGLAGQYRFGGRSGASVVFLAMGKLALGLVFGNSFVTILGEFPIGILGVMLLFSGVELAMASRDMGSKEESFVMLVCAGVSLTGSSAALGFIAGVVLHLLLRLREVDCGELVGRLRARRYPWLL encoded by the coding sequence ATGGCATCCTCCGCCGGCGATCCGCTGCTCCCGGCCGAGCCGCCGCACCGGCGGCGGTTCCTCCCGCCGTCCATCCGGCTCAAGACGTCCGTCTGGTCGGAGCTGGGCGGCGCGGTGGGGGACCTGGGCACCTACATCCCCATCGTGCTGGCGCTGTCGCTGGCCTCCCACCTCGACCTGGGCACCACGCTCATCTTCACCGCGCTCTACAACTTCGCCAGCGGCGTGCTCTTCGGGATCCCCATGCCCGTGCAGCCCATGAAGTCCATCGCCGCCGTCGCGCTCTCCTCGGCGCACCTCACCGTCCCGCAGATCATGGGCGCCGgcatcgccgtcgccgccatccTCCTCTTCCTCGGCGCCACGGGGCTCATGACCTGCCTCTACCGCGTGCTCCCGCTCCCCGTCGTCCGCGGCGTGCAGCTCTCCCAGGGCCTCTCCTTCGCCTTCACCGCCGTCAAGTACATCCGCTACGACCAGGACTTCTcccgctcctcctccgcctccacctccgtggagcgccccctgctcggcctcgacgGCCTGCTGCTCGCGCTCGCCGCGCTGCTCTTCATCCTCCTCGCCACCGGCGCCGGGGACGACGACGATTCAGCCATCAACGGAGCCGACGGCCGCGCCGCCACACGCCGTCGCTCCTGCGGCCGCGTCCCGGCGGCGCTGATCGTGTTCGCGCTGGGGCTGGTGCTCTGCTTCGTGCGTGACCCGTCCATCTTCCGCGGCCTCCGCTTCGGGCCGGCGCCGCTGGGGCTGGTGAAGATAACATGGGACGATTTCAAGATCGGGTTCTGGCAGGCGGCCGTGCCGCAGCTCCCGCTGTCGGTGCTCAACTCGGTGATCGCCGTGTGCAAGCTGTCGTCGGACCTGTTCCCGGAGCAGGCGGAGCTGTCGCCGGCGAGGGTGTCCGTCAGCGTGGGGCTGATGAACCTGGTGGGGTGCTGGTTCGGCGCCATGCCGTGCTGCCACGGCGCGGGCGGGCTGGCGGGGCAGTACCGGTTCGGCGGCCGGAGCGGCGCGTCCGTGGTGTTCCTGGCCATGGGCAAGCTGGCGCTGGGACTGGTGTTCGGCAACTCGTTCGTGACGATCCTGGGGGAGTTCCCCATCGGCATCCTGGGGGTGATGCTGCTCTTCTCGGGCGTGGAGCTGGCCATGGCGTCGCGCGACATGGGGAGCAAGGAGGAGtcgttcgtgatgctggtctgcgccGGCGTGTCGCTCACCGGCTCCAGCGCCGCGCTGGGGTTCATCGCGGGCGTCGTGCTGCACCTGCTGCTGCGCCTCAGGGAGGTGGATTGCGGGGAGCTCGTCGGCCGGCTGAGGGCCAGGCGGTATCCCTGGTTGCTGTAA
- the LOC119356720 gene encoding cylicin-1-like, whose amino-acid sequence MFQMSGQQRETNYLHDRGPMVPPPKNFGPFPSTYEQEVPYNYSSAQGNGNATIQYPSPQAQPSLSASSVQDGFPRGTPGVPGHGVQSYRMMADPSDQPLEFNDRKAPDMAVHETINIRSSAPTAVSEHGTVPTSTQSWGPSATVGYFHPAAVPPQASQMDPSLHAGPLFGALSGSNYIPPAAFGVGSVTEAFPTDANTLFNVAERSKKPPVPNWLREELLKKKSTPVSASVQHSINYDSMDSEDAVEPPKRADQTDSRSISSAKSIIADEADEDEVEAARTAAINKEIKRVLTEVLLKVTDDLFNEIATKVMNEDDSSAETNETTGVSSSKDLGLGEAKVKTTAKVVVPAKPNNVSSTGHSDGNGLSSPKGALLGLASYDSDDEDDEGDGDGKDLISNLSSEIKVGAAHPKESENVDGELHNNSNRSIASVQSVPSGDDHKSSDRRSQSWPTAESEREPSIHDTQNGEAKTSIQPIGVIHKTNEKVHGHAEVDFQNGKTSSGHHTESNNNNAESTHRHFERNGHEKDLKEAKVVNGKDSEPSRTDKFRDGDKHSMPENIDKKGTYKEEKGSGRYAKHGLDRWDDAKRDRKDLPKDARERKRDSADRRDIGKDGNDDRSRQITKSSASHSSRRSRSRSPSGRSRARNESSSRVRGSVSSDEPSDNAKRRKSHSRKNSMSPSPPKSRSRRVSRSPHSKHSHRRHSPYSSAERKKRSRSRTPVKRR is encoded by the exons ATGTTTCAAATGTCAGGTCAACAGAGGGAAACAAACTATTTGCACG ATAGAGGTCCAATGGTGCCACCACCGAAGAATTTTGGTCCATTTCCATCCACCTATGAGCAGGAGGTACCTTATAATTATTCTTCTGCTCAAG GTAATGGGAATGCTACTATTCAATATCCAAGCCCACAAGCTCAGCCATCTCTGAGTGCCTCGTCAGTTCAAGACGGATTTCCTCGTGGGACTCCTGGTGTGCCTGGGCATGGTGTACAGTCTTATAGGATGATGGCTGATCCCAGTGACCAACCATTGGAGTTCAATGACAGAAAAGCTCCTGATATGGCAGTACATGAGACGATAAATATCAGATCTAGTGCTCCAACAGCAGTGTCTGAACATGGCACAGTTCCAACATCAACTCAATCATGGGGCCCATCTGCTACAGTTGGCTATTTTCATCCAGCTGCAGTACCACCACAAGCATCACAG ATGGATCCTTCTTTGCATGCTGGACCACTCTTTggagctctctctggttcgaactaTATTCCACCTGCAGCATTTGGTGTTGGTAGTGTAACTGAAGCATTCCCTACAGATGCAAACACTCTTTTCAATGTTGCAGAACGGTCAAAGAAA CCTCCAGTACCGAACTGGCTTCGAGAAGAGCTTCTAAAGAAAAAATCCACTCCAGTCAGTGCTTCAGTGCAGCATTCGATAAATTATGATTCCATGGATTCTGAAGATGCTGTGGAACCACCAAAAAGAGCTGACCAAACTGATAGTAGAAGCATTAGTTCAGCAAAATCAATCATAGCTGATGAAGCTGATGAG GATGAAGTTGAAGCGGCACGGACGGCAGCAATCAACAAGGAAATTAAACGCGTGTTGACAGAAGTTCTTCTAAAG GTTACTGATGATCTTTTTAACGAGATCGCAACCAAAGTTATGAATGAAGATGATTCATcagctgaaa CAAATGAGACCACTGGCGTCTCTAGCTCAAAGGACCTTGGTCTGGGAGAAGCAAAAGTCAAGACCACAGCTAAAGTTGTAGTCCCTGCTAAGCCAAACAATGTTAGCTCTACTGGTCATTCTGATGGTAATGGGCTAAGTTCTCCTAAAGGTGCTCTTCTTGGTCTTGCTAGTTATGATTCAGATGACGAGGATGATGAGGGTGACGGTGATGGTAAGGATTTAATTTCAAATTTATCATCTGAAATTAAAGTTGGTGCAGCTCATCCTAAAGAAA GTGAGAACGTTGATGGCGAACTGCACAATAATAGTAACAGAAGTATTGCTTCAGTCCAAAGTGTTCCATCTGGAGATGATCATAAATCCAGTGACAGAAGATCTCAGAGTTGGCCAACTGCAGAATCTGAACGAGAGCCAAGTATTCATGACACACAGAATGGAGAAGCCAAAACTTCTATTCAGCCAATTGGTGTGATTCATAAAACGAATGAGAAGGTACATGGACATGCAGAGGTGGATTTCCAAAATGGAAAAACCTCTTCCGGCCATCATACTGAAAGTAATAATAATAATGCGGAGAGCACTCACAGGCATTTTGAAAGGAACGGTCATGAGAAAGATCTTAAAGAGGCGAAGGTTGTCAATGGAAAAGACTCTGAGCCTTCTAGAACTGACAAGTTTAGAGATGGTGACAAGCATAGCATGCCTGAAAATATTGATAAAAAAGGCACCTACAAAGAGGAAAAGGGTTCTGGCAGGTATGCAAAACATGGATTGGATAGATGGGATGATGCCAAAAGAGATCGAAAGGACCTTCCAAAGGATGCAAGAGAGAGAAAGAGGGATTCTGCTGATAGAAGAGACATAGGAAAAGATGGGAATGACGATAGATCAAGGCAAATTACTAAGAGCTCAGCTAGCCACAGCAGCAGAAGGTCACGGTCACGGTCACCAAGTGGGAGAAGCCGTGCTAGGAATGAGAGTTCTTCACGTGTTCGAGGGAGTGTTTCAAGCGACGAGCCTTCTGATAATGCAAAAAGGAG AAAGAGTCATTCTCGTAAAAACAGCATGTCTCCCTCACCTCCAAAATCTAGGAGCAG ACGAGTTTCGCGGTCTCCACATAGCAAGCATTCTCACCGCAGGCATTCACCTTATTCATCTGCTGAAAG GAAGAAGCGGTCCAGATCTAGAACTCCGGTCAAGAGGAGGTAG